A single genomic interval of Antechinus flavipes isolate AdamAnt ecotype Samford, QLD, Australia chromosome 1, AdamAnt_v2, whole genome shotgun sequence harbors:
- the CPNE3 gene encoding copine-3 gives MAAQCVTKVELSVSCENLLDKDIGSKSDPLCVLLLNTSGQQWYEVERTERIKNCLNPSFTKKFLIDYYFEVVQRLKFGIYDIDNKTIDLNDDDFLGEFEGTLGQIVSSKKLTRPLVLKNGKPAGKGSITISAEEVKDNRVVLFEIEARKLDNKDLFGKSDPYLEFHKQTSDGQWLMVHRTEVIKNNLNPVWRPFKISLNSLCYGDMDKTIKVECYDYDNDGSHDLIGTFQTTMTKLKEASRNSPIEFECINEKKRLKKKSYKNSGIVSVKHCEITVECTFLDYIMGGCQLNFTVGIDFTGSNGDPRSPDSLHYISPNGVNEYLTAIWSVGMVIQDYDADKMFPAFGFGAQIPPQWQVSHEFPLNFNLANPFCNGIQGIIEAYRNCLPQIRLYGPTNFSPIINHVARFAAAATQQQTASQYFVLLIITDGVITDLDQTRQAIVNAAKLPMSIIIVGVGDADFSAMEFLDGDGGALRAPTGEAAIRDIVQFVPFRQFQNSPKEALAQCVLAEVPQQVVAYFNTYKLLPPKNPATK, from the exons ATGGCAGCACAATGCGTGACAAAGGTGGAGCTGAGTGTCTCCTGTGAAAATCTTTTGGATAAAGATATAGGCTCAAAGTCAGACCCTTTATGTGTATTGTTATTGAATACCAGTGGACAGCAGTGGTATGag gttgaACGGACAGAAAGGATTAAAAATTGTTTGAATCCTTCATTtaccaaaaaatttttaattgattacTATTTTGAAGTGGTTCAGAGGCTGAAGTTTGGGATTTATGACATTGATAATAAAACCATTGATTTGAATGATGATGATTTCTTGGGAGAATTTGAAGGTACTTTGGGACAA ATTGTTTCCAGTAAGAAATTAACTCGACCATTGGTCCTCAAAAATGGAAAACCTGCAGGGAAAGGGAGCATCACG ATTTCAGCTGAAGAAGTAAAGGATAACAGAGTGGTCTTATTTGAAATTGAAGCAAGAAAACTGGATAACAAG gatttatttGGAAAATCTGATCCCTACCTGGAATTTCACAAGCAGACATCAGATGGACAATGGCTAATGGTACACAGAACAGAG GTCATTAAAAACAACTTGAATCCTGTTTGGAGACCTTTCAAAATTTCTCTTAACTCTCTGTGTTATGGAGATATGGACAAAACCATTAAG GTAGAGTGTTATGATTATGATAATGATGGATCTCATGATCTTATTGGAACTTTTCAAACCACTATGACAAAACTAAAGGAAGCCTCCCGAAACTCTCCT ATTGAATTTGAATGCATCAATGAAAAGAAGAGACTGAAGAAGAAAAGCTACAAAAATTCTGGTATTGTCAGTGTGAAACATTGTGAG ATTACAGTGGAATGCACATTCCTTGACTACATCATGGGAGGATGTCAGCTGAATTTTACA GTGGGAATAGACTTTACTGGCTCAAATGGTGATCCTAGATCTCCTGACTCTCTTCATTATATCAGCCCTAATGGAGTTAATGAATATTTGACTGCTATCTGGTCTGTTGGGATGGTCATTCAGGATTATGATGC TGATAAGATGTTTCCTGCCTTTGGATTTGGAGCTCAGATACCTCCTCAATGGCag GTATCACATGAATTTCCCTTAAACTTTAACTTAGCAAATCCCTTCTGTAATG GAATCCAAGGCATCATAGAAGCATATCGGAATTGTCTTCCTCAGATAAGACTTTATGGGCCAACTAACTTTTCTCCAATAATAAATCATGTGGCCAGATTTGCTGCTGCAGCCACACAGCAACAGACAGCATCA CAATATTTCGTGCTCCTGATCATCACTGATGGTGTGATCACAGATCTTGATCAAACCAGGCAAGCCATAGTGAATGCTGCCAAACTTCCCATGTCCATCATCATTGTTGGGGTTGGGGATGCAGACTTCAGTGCAATGGAGTTTCTTGATGGTGATGGGGGAGCGCTCAGAGCCCCAACTGGCGAGGCTGCCATCAGAGACATTGTTCAGTTTGTTCCTTTCAGACAATTCCAGAAT tctCCAAAGGAAGCCCTTGCTCAGTGTGTCCTGGCAGAGGTTCCCCAACAAGTGGTGGCTTACTTTAACACCTATAAGCTGCTCCCGCCGAAGAATCCTGCTACGAAGTAA